In the genome of Microbacterium paraoxydans, the window TCGACGGCCGCGCGCTCGTCGGCTACAACCCGCAGGGCACCGCCGACGACACGGTGACGATCGGCCGGATCAGCATCGACGGGGAGGTGCGGGCGACGCTGGTGAACTACGCCTGCCATCCGACGACCCTGGCCTGGCAGCACCGGGAGGTGTCCCCGGACTACGTCGGCGCGATGCGCGAGATCGTGGAGGCCGCGACCGGCGCACCGTGCCTGTTCGTGCAGGGGGCCTCGGGCGAGCTGGCCCCGCGGGAGCAGTACACCGGCGACGTCGCGGTGGCCGACCGGCACGGACGCTCACTCGGGCACGCGGTGCTCGCGGCGCTGGACGGGCTTCCGGTGCCGGGCGAGGAGCTGACGCTGGATGGTGTCGTGGAGTCGGGGGCTCCGCTCGCGATCTGGACCGGGACTCCCGCGGACGGCGGCGACGGGACGGCGGGAGTCCTCTCGGCGGTCGAGCTGCCGCTGCGCGACCTGCCCACCCTGGACGAGCTCGCGGAGGAGTGGAAGGACATCGACCCCCGGTCCCGGGAGGAGCGCCTCGGACGGGCGCGGAACCTCCGTGACGGCTACATCGAGGGGCCGACCGTGTCGCACCCCGTGTGGGCGTGGCGGCTCGGAGACGCCGTGATCGTGGGGCATCCGGGCGAGGCGTACTCGCGGCTGCAGACGACTCTGCGGGAGCGGTTCCCGGAGACGCCGATCGTGGTGATGAACCTCACGAACGGCCCGGGGTTCGTGTATCTCCCGACCCGCGCAGCCTACGACCGCGGCGCCTATCAGTCCTGGCAGACCCCCTTGGCTCCCGGCGCCTGGAGCTCCTGGAGTCCCACGCTGTGTCGGTCGTGGCCGGGTTGCTGGGGTAACTCCGCCTTCGAATCGCCCACTTTGCTCCATTTCCGGCCGAAATCGAACCAGTTGCGCGATTCGAACGGGATAGAGTTGCTATAGCAAATCCCCGAGGTAGAGGAGAGACATGACCGCGCGCCCCGTCGCCATCGTCACCGGAGGCTCGGCCGGCATCGGCTGGGAGATCGGACAGCGGCTCTCCGCAGATGGGTACCTCGTCGTCGCGACGGATCGCGTCCCCGGGCTCACCGCGGGCGAGAACCCCGCCGGGATCCTGTGGCGGGAGCTCGATGTCACCGACCATGCCGCCGTCGACCGGGTCTTCGGCGAGATCGAGGCGGAGCTCGGGCCCATCGAGGTGCTCGTGAACAACGCCGGGATCCAGCGTCATCGTGGGATCGAAGACCTCACGTGGGACGAGTGGTCCGCGGTCGTGGACGTGAACCTGCACGGGGTGTTCTCGGCGCTCCAAGCTGCCGGGAAGCGCATGCTCGACCGGGGTGAGGGCCGTATCGTCAACATCTCCTCCATCTCCTCGCGAGGCTCCGCGGGGCGGGCGCCGTATGCCACGACCAAGGCCGCCGTCATCGGACTCACTTCGACGGCCGGAGCCGAGTGGGCGGCGCGCGGTGTCCGTGTCAACGCTGTCGCCCCGGGCTACGTCGACACCGGGGTGTTCCGGCAGGGCGTCGAGCAGGGGACACTGAGCCTCGACACGATCCTGTCCCGCATCCCCGCGAAGCGCCTGGCCGACGCGAGTGAGATCGCCGCGGCCGTGAGCTTCCTCGTGTCCGACCAGTCGCGCTACATGAACGGGCAGACGCTGTACGTCGACGGCGGCTTCATGGTGGACTACGGCGTGCCCCTCGCGAAGAAGCCCGAATGACCGCCGTCGCCCGGATCGACACGGCCACCGCGGTCCTGCCCCTTCCGGCACCGCTGCAGCTCGGTGCGATGACGGTCACGCGGCGGGAGTACTCCGCGGTGCAGGTGACGGCGGACGACGGCACCACCGGGGTCGCCTACTGCCTGTCGCGCGAGGCCCCGATGGCGGAGATCGTCGACCGCCTGGTGGCCCCGCACGCGGTGGGGCTCGACGCCGACGACCCGGCGGCCGCGTGGGACCGGATGCTCCGCGGCAGCGCGATCGTCGGACGGGTGGGGCTCGTGCGGCGGGCGATCGGCCTCGTCGACATCGCCCTGTGGGACATCGCGGCCCGTCGAGCCGGCGTGCCGCTGTGGGCCCTGCTCGGCACGGGCGACGCCCCGCGGGAGGGGATGCTCGTCGCCGCGTATCCGTCTCCGCAGCGCACGCCGCGGGAGGTCGCCGATGAGGTGCTCGCGCAGGCGGACGGCTGGGCGCAGGTGAAGATCTCGCGCATTCCCGATCCGGCATACATGCGCGAACTGCTCGCGATCCTCGGCGCCGAGCTGCCGACGTCGACCGGACTCGTCGTGGACGTGGGCTTCGGCTGGCCCGACGCGGAGGCCGCCGTGGCGGAGGTGGCGCAGTGGGGCGAGCCGCGCCTGGCCTGGCTGGAGGATCCGCTGCTCCCCGAGGACGCGGCCGGTGTCGCCCGCATCCGGCGGGAGACCGGACTGCCGGTGGCGGTGGGCGACGAGGTGACCGACCCCGCCGTGCTGCGGGCCCTGGTAGAAGTGGGAGAGGTCGACGCGCTGCGCGTCGACGTCGTCGCGATCGGCGGCATCACTCCCGCGCGCGAGCTCATCGCCTGGGCGACGGAGCGCGGTGTCCCCGTGTCCGGACACGTCTATCCCGAGGTCACGGCGCACCTCGGCATCCAGGTGGAGACCTTCGCCCGCGGGGTGAATCCCTACGACCCCGCACCCTCGTTCGTCACGGGCGGGCCGCGGTTCGCCGGCACCGTCACGCCCCCCACGGCTCCGGGGCTCGGCTTCGGCCTCGATCCCGCCGTCTTCCGATTCGAGAGGGACTGACATGACACCTTCCCCGCGCAGCGTCGTGGTCACCGGCAGCGGCAAGGGCATCGGCCGCGCGGTGGCCGAGCGGCTCACCGCCGACGGCTGGATCGTGGTCGGGCTCGAACGCTCGCCCGGCTCCGGGACTGTGGAGGAGGGCATCGTCGCCGAGGTCGTGCTCGGCGACGCCGCCGATCGGAGCGCCCACGAGCGTGCCGCCGCCGCGGCGCGCGCCAGGGCTCCGCTGGCGGGCTGGGTCAACAACGCGGGCATCACGAAGCGCACGCCGCTGCACGAGCTCGACGAGACGGTCGTGCGGGAGATCGTCGACATCAACGGCTTCGGCTACCTCTGGGGGTGCTCGGCGGCGGTCACAGCGTTCCTCGATCAGGGCGTGGCCGGGGCGATCGTGAACATCGGCTCGATCCACGGGCGGTCGAGCTTCGTCGATCACGCCGCGTACGAGTTCACGAAGGGCGGCATCGACGCCCTGAGTCGCAGTGTCGCGGTGACATATGGCGGAGTGGGCATACGGGCGAACACCGTCGCGCCGGGCGGCGTGCGCACCCCGCATCTGGAGGCGCAGATCGCCCGGGCGGCCGACCCTGCGGCGGAGGAGCGCCTGCTCGCGGAGGGTCCGCCGATGGGACGCATCGCCCGTGCGGAGGAGGTCGCCGCGGTGACGGCGTTCCTGCTCTCCGACGAGGCCCCCTACCTCTCCGGGCAGTCCATCGCGGTCGACGGAGCCTGGACGGCGTCGTTCGGCGACATCACGCTCGACCCCGCGCTGCGGAAGCGTTTCGAGGCGCCCCCGGCCTCCTGAACACCGGCCACGCCGATGTCCCTGGTCCGTGCGACGATCCGCTTCGTCGACGGGAGAACGGGATGCGCGGGGAAGCGACGGTTCTGCACGCCGATCTCGATGCGTTCTACGCCTCGGTCGAGCAGCGTGATGCGCCGGAGCTCCGCGGGCGTCCGGTGATCGTCGGCGGCGGGGTCGTGCTGGCCGCGAGCTACGAGGCGAAGGCGCGAGGCATCCGCACGGCGATGGGCGGCCGGCAGGCGCGGGAGCTGTGCCCCGACGCCGTCGTCGTGCCGCCGCGGATGGAGGCCTACTCCGCGGCCAGCAAAGACGTCTTCCGCATCTTCCGCGACACCACCCCGCTCGTGGAAGGGCTCTCCATCGACGAGGCGTTCCTCGAGGTCGGCGGCCTGCGACGCATCGCCGGCACTCCCGAGGCCATCGCCGTCCGGCTGCGGGAGCGGGTGCGCGCCGAGGCGGGCCTGGCGATCTCGGTCGGCGTCGCCCGCACGAAGTTCCTCGCGAAGGTCGCGAGTGCGGTGAGCAAGCCCGACGGACTCCTCGTCGTCGAGCCCGATCGGGAGGAGGAGTTCCTGCTGCCGCTCCCCGTCGAGCGGCTGTGGGGCGTCGGCGCGGTGACGGCGGAGAAGCTGCACCGCTACGGCATCCGCACGGTCGGACAGCTCGCGGAGCTCGAGGCCGCGACCGCGGAGCGCATGCTCGGAAAGGCCACCGGAGCGCACGTCCATGCTCTCGCCCGCCTGCGGGACCCCCGCCCCGTGGACACGACGAGGCGCCGGGGATCGATCGGGTCGCAGCGGGCGCTCAGCGTCCGTCCGCGGTCGCCGGAAGAGCTCGACGTGATCCTCACCCAGATCGTCGACCGGCTCGCGCGGCGTCTCCGCGACGGCGACCGCGTGTGCCGGACGGTGGTGCTGCGCCTGCGCTTCGGCGACTTCACGAAGGCCACCCGTTCGCGGTCGCTGCGCGCGCCGACCGACCGCACCGCCCTGCTGCTCGCCGTCGCCCGCACGCTCCTCGCCGCGGCGCAGCCCGAGATCAGCGGTCGCGGTATCACCCTGCTCGGTCTCTCGCTCACCCAGCTCGACGCGGCGGACAGCGTCCCGCCCGAGCTGCCGATCGACTGGGGCGACGAGTCTCGCCTCGACACCGTGCTCGACACGCTCCGCGACCGCTACGGCTCCGCCTCGGTCGCCCGTGCCGCTCAGCTCGGTCGAGACCCCGGTTGGTCGTCCCCGGTGCTGCCGGAGCACCACTGACCCCTTTCGAATCGCCTGAATGGTCCCATTTCGGCCGGAAATACAGCCAATCGGGCGATTCGAAGCGGGTCAGGCCTTGAGCATCGACGCCCGCGAGATCATGCCGTCGACCACGTCGAAGGTCGCGATGGTCTCCGTCGCGACGCCGGCGTTGATCACCCGCTCCTGCGCGACGACCCAGCGGGAGCCGAACAGGACGCTCGTGTCGATCACGCAGGAGAGCTCCGGGTTCTGCAGCCGCGGCTCGTAGAAGGCACGGATCGCAGCCGACCCGACGAGGGGTTCAGGTGCAACCCCGGTGACCACGGCGTCGTCGGCATAGGTCGCGACGAAGGCGTCGAGGTCGTGGGCGTTGAAGGCGTCGAGCTGCGCCTGCACGGTGTCGAGGGCAGAACGGTCCTGGGCGGTGCGGTCAGTCAATGCGAACTCCTCCGTTGACGTCGTAGGTGGCTCCGGTGATGAAGCGGGCCCGCTCCGAGGCGAGCGACGCGATGATCCAGGCGACGTCCTCCGGCTGACCGAACGCGCCGAGGGGGATGCCCGACTCGAGCTTCGCGCGGCCCTCGCCCTGAAGCTGATCCGTGATCGCGCTGGCGACCGGGCCGGGCGTGACGGCGTTGACGCGGATGCCCTCGGCGGCGAGGTGCCGGGCGAAGCTGCGGGTGATCGCGAGGATCGCCCCCTTGCTGGCCGCGTAGTGGATGCCCGTCTGCAGCGCGCCGACCTGCCCGGCGATCGAGGCGATGTTGATGACGGAGCGGTCGCCGTCGGCGGCCCGGAGCAGGGGGAGCGCCGCGCGGGTGAGCAGGAAGGTGCCGCGGGCGTTCGTCTCCAGGACGAAGTCCCACTCCTCGATGTTTATCTCGGGGTACGGGGTGTAGGGGCAGACGCCGCCGTTGTTGACGACGACGTGCAGGTCGTCCCACGCCGCCGTGATCTCGGCGATGAGCGCGGCGATGGAGTCGGGGTCGCGGAGGTCGAGGCGCGACACGTGGACGTCCGGGGAGCCCGCCGCGCGGCACTCCTCCGCCACGCGGACGGCTTCGGCCTCCCGTCCGGCGTAGGTGATCCAGAGGGCGACGCCCTCGCGGGCGAGTTCGAGGGCGGCGGCGGTTCCGATGCCGGAACTGGCGCCCGTGACGAGTGCGCGGCGAACAGTCATGCCTAAACGCTATAGCAAGAACGCGCTCTCGGGACAGCGCTGTACGAGAAGTTGCTAGATGCTATAGCATCGCATCCATGACCGCGCCGTTCATCCTCGTCACCGACTGCGACCTCCCGGGAACCGTCATCGAAGACACCCTCCGCGCCGCCGGCCTCCGTGCCGAGCGCGCCGCCTCCGGGAGCCCGGACGACATCGCCGCCGCCGGAGCCGACGCCGAGGCGCTGGTCGTGCAGTGGGCGCGCATCGACGGCGCCCTCATGGACCGCCTGCCGAACCTCCGCTTCATCAGCCGTGTCGGCATCGGCTACGACATGATCGACGTCGAGGCCGCCGCGGCCCGCGGCATCGCCGTCGCGAACACGCCGAGCTACTGCATCGAAGAGGTCGCCGCGCACACCGTCGCGATGATCATGACCCAGGCCCGCGGCCTCTCCGCCTACGACCGCGCCGTGCGGGAGGGCGTCTGGAAGGCGGTCGACGCCCGCCCGCTCGCCGTGCGGCCGTCCTCCACCACCGTGTCGGTGCTCGGCTTCGGGCGCATCGGATCGATCGTCGCCCGCGGGTGCCGGGCGCTCGGCTTCCGCGTGCTGGTGGCCGACCCGTACGCCTCCGACGACGCCGTGCGCGACGCGGGCTGTGAGCCCGTGGACATCCCGTCGGCGATCGCCCGCGCCGACATCCTCACCCTGCACGTGCCGCTGACGGACGAGACCCGCCATCTGATCGACGCCGCGGCCCTGGCGACGATGAAGCCGGACGCTGTGATCGTGAACACCTGCCGGGGTCCGCTCATCGACGAGGACGCCCTGGCCGCGGCGCTCCGCGACGGCCGGCTCGCCGGTGCCGCTCTCGACGTCTTCGCGGAGGAGCCGCTCCCCGCGGCGTCCCCGCTGCGCGCGCTCGACACCGTGCTGCTCACGCCGCACGCCGCCTGGTACTCCCCGGAGGCTCTGGCGGATCTTCCCGTGCACGCCGCCGAGAACGTGATCCGCTCGCTCGCGGGCGAGGCCGTGCCCATCGTCAACCCGGCCTTCGCCGCCGCGCGCTGAGAGGACTCCCATGGAACTGCTGCGACTCGGCGCGATCGGCCACGAGCGTCCATACGTCCGCGATGACGAGGGCGTGGTGCGCGATCTCAGCTCCCTGACCCGCGACATCGACGGCGCCTTCCTCGCCGCGGACGGCATCGTCCGCGTGCGGGCGGCGCTCGCGGACGGCTCCCTGCCGCAGGTGGAGACCACGGGACTGCGCGTCGGCGCCCCCGTGGCGCGGCCGACCGCGGTGATCTGCATCGGCCAGAACTACGCGGCGCACGCGGCGGAGTCCGGCGCCGAGCCGCCCGCACACCCGGTGGTGTTCTTCAAGCACCCGAACACGGTCGTGGGTCCGGACGATGTCGTGCTCCTGCCGCCGGGCGCGGAGAAGGTCGACTGGGAGGTCGAGCTCGCGGTCGTCATCGGCCGCACAGCGCGGTACCTGCCCTCCGTCGAGGCCGCGCGCGACGTGATCGCCGGCTACACCATCTCGAACGACGTGTCCGAGCGCGCGTATCAACTCGAGGTCTCCGGCGGACAGTGGTCGAAGGGGAAGTGCTCCGAGACGTTCAACCCCCTCGGCCCGGCACTGGTCCCCGCGGACGAGGTCGATCCTCAGGCGCTGCGCCTCCGATCCTTCGTGAACGGCGAGCCGCGGCAGGACTCCTCCACCGCCGACATGATCTTCCCCGTGCTGCAGCTGGTGCACGAGCTCAGCCATTACCTCGTGCTCGAACCCGGCGATGTCATCAACACCGGCACCCCGCAGGGTGTCGCGCTGTCCGGACGCTTCCCCTACCTGCAGGACGGCGACGAGATGACCATCGAGATCGAACGGCTCGGCCGCCAGCACCAGCGCACGGAGCGGGTCCGTCTCGGGTGAGGCCTGTGCCCGGGGCACGGTTCCTTTCGCTGAGTGCAACCGTGTCCCGGGTAGAGCCCTCACCCACCGCTGGCGCCTGCGCGGGCTCAGGCATCCGCGCGGGCTCAGGCGGCTGGAGGGAGAGGTGCCTGCTTTCGCGCGACAGCCTGTTGCCGCAAGCCCCCGGCGGCTCAGGCATCCACGTGAACTCAGGCATCCGCGCGGGCTCAGGCGGCTGGACGGGAAAGGTGCCTGATGCCGCGCGAGCGCCTGAACCCGCGCCGGGGTCAGCCGGCGAAGGGGAGGACCGGGAGGCCGTGCACCCCGGGGCGCACCGCGAACACCGAGCCCGCGGCGGTGCCGTGATCGGACGGCAGGCCCTGTGCGGAGGTCGTGATGAGGAGCGTGCCGAGGTCGTCGCCCCCGAACGTGCAGGCACTGACCTGCGGCACCGGCAGCACGATGTCCTCGCGCACGGCCCCGGACGGCTCGAACCCGCGCACGCGGCCCCCGCCCCACAGCGCGACCCAGACGCTGCCGTCCGCGGCGACCGTGAGGCCGTCGGGCACGCCGTCGTCTTCGGGGATGTGGGCGAACACCCGGCGTCCGCGGAGGTCGCCCTCGGTCACGTCGAACACGTCGATCCGGCCGGTGTCGGTGTCCACGTAGTAGACGCGGCGGCCGTCCGGGGAGTAGCTGACACCGTTGGACGAGGTCACGCGGGGGAGCACCGTGGTCACGTCGAGGGCGGCGTCGATGCGGAGCACGGTCCCGGCACCCGCGGTGGAGTCCGTGGACATCGATCCGGCCAGGAGTCGTCCTCGCGGGTCGCAGCAGCCGTCGTTCATGCGTACCGCGTCGTCGTCGAGCAGCGTCGCGACGGGACGGGCCTCCGCATCGGGACCGTCGGCGAGGTACAGGGTGCGTGCCCCGACCGCCACGAAGCCCCCGGCCGTCCGCGGCCGGAAGAACGCGAGGTACTCGTCGTCGATGTGCTGGCGGACGATCTCGTCGCCGCGGAGGGTGAGCAGATCGCCCGCGTCTCCGTCGACCCAGCGCAGGCCGCCCCACCCGGGCCACCAGACCGGGGCCTCGGCGTGGACGGCGACCGGTCCGGTCACGTTCTCGGGGGTCATGCGCCCTCCGCCGTCCGCCGCGGGTCGGTCACGGGGAGCGGCTCCGGAACGGGGTCGGCATGATCCGCCGCTGCGGCCGGCGCGGACGGAAGCTCCTTCGCGACCTGCTTCTCGAGCACGGTCACGGCCTCGTCGGAGAGCAGGATGAGGCCGTCGAGCTCCTCGCGCACCCGCTTGTAGGCGATGTTCCGCTCGGACTGCGTCGCCGACTCGTCCACGGCGACCTTGAGGAGCTGCTGCGCGCGGTCGAGGCGCTTGCGCTCGGCCTCGGTGAACGTCGAGTCGCGCAGGCGCCGGGCGTCCTTCTCCGCGATCTCGAACGCGACCGCGTAGTCGCCGACGGCCTGCAGGTACTCCGCGATCTGCTGCTCCGTGAGCTTCGCGTCGGCGGAGGCCGGACGCAGCGCGTCCGCGGTCTTCTTCGCGCGGAGGAAGGCGGCCGTCAGCGGCTGGCGGCCGTCGCTCATGGCGGGGAACGCGATGAGCTTGGCGACGTCGAGCTCGTAGTCCAGCCAGCGCGCGGTGATCTCGTCGTGCTCGGCGAAGAGGCGGGCGAGCAGGTCGTCGGGCGCCACCGACGCCGTCGTGTCGACGACAGTGGGACCGCCGTGCTTCGCCTGCCGGACG includes:
- a CDS encoding SDR family NAD(P)-dependent oxidoreductase, yielding MTARPVAIVTGGSAGIGWEIGQRLSADGYLVVATDRVPGLTAGENPAGILWRELDVTDHAAVDRVFGEIEAELGPIEVLVNNAGIQRHRGIEDLTWDEWSAVVDVNLHGVFSALQAAGKRMLDRGEGRIVNISSISSRGSAGRAPYATTKAAVIGLTSTAGAEWAARGVRVNAVAPGYVDTGVFRQGVEQGTLSLDTILSRIPAKRLADASEIAAAVSFLVSDQSRYMNGQTLYVDGGFMVDYGVPLAKKPE
- a CDS encoding enolase C-terminal domain-like protein, which codes for MTAVARIDTATAVLPLPAPLQLGAMTVTRREYSAVQVTADDGTTGVAYCLSREAPMAEIVDRLVAPHAVGLDADDPAAAWDRMLRGSAIVGRVGLVRRAIGLVDIALWDIAARRAGVPLWALLGTGDAPREGMLVAAYPSPQRTPREVADEVLAQADGWAQVKISRIPDPAYMRELLAILGAELPTSTGLVVDVGFGWPDAEAAVAEVAQWGEPRLAWLEDPLLPEDAAGVARIRRETGLPVAVGDEVTDPAVLRALVEVGEVDALRVDVVAIGGITPARELIAWATERGVPVSGHVYPEVTAHLGIQVETFARGVNPYDPAPSFVTGGPRFAGTVTPPTAPGLGFGLDPAVFRFERD
- a CDS encoding SDR family NAD(P)-dependent oxidoreductase; its protein translation is MTPSPRSVVVTGSGKGIGRAVAERLTADGWIVVGLERSPGSGTVEEGIVAEVVLGDAADRSAHERAAAAARARAPLAGWVNNAGITKRTPLHELDETVVREIVDINGFGYLWGCSAAVTAFLDQGVAGAIVNIGSIHGRSSFVDHAAYEFTKGGIDALSRSVAVTYGGVGIRANTVAPGGVRTPHLEAQIARAADPAAEERLLAEGPPMGRIARAEEVAAVTAFLLSDEAPYLSGQSIAVDGAWTASFGDITLDPALRKRFEAPPAS
- the dinB gene encoding DNA polymerase IV, with translation MRGEATVLHADLDAFYASVEQRDAPELRGRPVIVGGGVVLAASYEAKARGIRTAMGGRQARELCPDAVVVPPRMEAYSAASKDVFRIFRDTTPLVEGLSIDEAFLEVGGLRRIAGTPEAIAVRLRERVRAEAGLAISVGVARTKFLAKVASAVSKPDGLLVVEPDREEEFLLPLPVERLWGVGAVTAEKLHRYGIRTVGQLAELEAATAERMLGKATGAHVHALARLRDPRPVDTTRRRGSIGSQRALSVRPRSPEELDVILTQIVDRLARRLRDGDRVCRTVVLRLRFGDFTKATRSRSLRAPTDRTALLLAVARTLLAAAQPEISGRGITLLGLSLTQLDAADSVPPELPIDWGDESRLDTVLDTLRDRYGSASVARAAQLGRDPGWSSPVLPEHH
- a CDS encoding nuclear transport factor 2 family protein; the protein is MTDRTAQDRSALDTVQAQLDAFNAHDLDAFVATYADDAVVTGVAPEPLVGSAAIRAFYEPRLQNPELSCVIDTSVLFGSRWVVAQERVINAGVATETIATFDVVDGMISRASMLKA
- a CDS encoding SDR family NAD(P)-dependent oxidoreductase; translation: MTVRRALVTGASSGIGTAAALELAREGVALWITYAGREAEAVRVAEECRAAGSPDVHVSRLDLRDPDSIAALIAEITAAWDDLHVVVNNGGVCPYTPYPEINIEEWDFVLETNARGTFLLTRAALPLLRAADGDRSVINIASIAGQVGALQTGIHYAASKGAILAITRSFARHLAAEGIRVNAVTPGPVASAITDQLQGEGRAKLESGIPLGAFGQPEDVAWIIASLASERARFITGATYDVNGGVRID
- a CDS encoding C-terminal binding protein; this translates as MTAPFILVTDCDLPGTVIEDTLRAAGLRAERAASGSPDDIAAAGADAEALVVQWARIDGALMDRLPNLRFISRVGIGYDMIDVEAAAARGIAVANTPSYCIEEVAAHTVAMIMTQARGLSAYDRAVREGVWKAVDARPLAVRPSSTTVSVLGFGRIGSIVARGCRALGFRVLVADPYASDDAVRDAGCEPVDIPSAIARADILTLHVPLTDETRHLIDAAALATMKPDAVIVNTCRGPLIDEDALAAALRDGRLAGAALDVFAEEPLPAASPLRALDTVLLTPHAAWYSPEALADLPVHAAENVIRSLAGEAVPIVNPAFAAAR
- a CDS encoding fumarylacetoacetate hydrolase family protein, with the protein product MELLRLGAIGHERPYVRDDEGVVRDLSSLTRDIDGAFLAADGIVRVRAALADGSLPQVETTGLRVGAPVARPTAVICIGQNYAAHAAESGAEPPAHPVVFFKHPNTVVGPDDVVLLPPGAEKVDWEVELAVVIGRTARYLPSVEAARDVIAGYTISNDVSERAYQLEVSGGQWSKGKCSETFNPLGPALVPADEVDPQALRLRSFVNGEPRQDSSTADMIFPVLQLVHELSHYLVLEPGDVINTGTPQGVALSGRFPYLQDGDEMTIEIERLGRQHQRTERVRLG
- a CDS encoding SMP-30/gluconolactonase/LRE family protein, which encodes MTPENVTGPVAVHAEAPVWWPGWGGLRWVDGDAGDLLTLRGDEIVRQHIDDEYLAFFRPRTAGGFVAVGARTLYLADGPDAEARPVATLLDDDAVRMNDGCCDPRGRLLAGSMSTDSTAGAGTVLRIDAALDVTTVLPRVTSSNGVSYSPDGRRVYYVDTDTGRIDVFDVTEGDLRGRRVFAHIPEDDGVPDGLTVAADGSVWVALWGGGRVRGFEPSGAVREDIVLPVPQVSACTFGGDDLGTLLITTSAQGLPSDHGTAAGSVFAVRPGVHGLPVLPFAG